From one Dysidea avara chromosome 9, odDysAvar1.4, whole genome shotgun sequence genomic stretch:
- the LOC136267658 gene encoding uncharacterized protein: MLIHIKLGGGILCKESIEVDCTGTVKWLKDEISKTMNIRELIVHPFDLIYVGKGLEDERTIGSYNIQHDCTEHLVIRVPGGGDGWCLGTQLGITCSDPWKCRQPIYGSPTKLHEVVAQRSDACEVVCEAFNIGNGVKNQIEDNSADPSIRLTDAVHYLYHQSHWWYQLTWHDVIIKVKAVDIDLAEVIEQSGLVDNNQNTCLIM; encoded by the coding sequence ATGTTAATTCATATAAAGTTAGGCGGTGGTATACTGTGCAAGGAATCCATTGAGGTAGACTGCACAGGTACAGTAAAGTGGCTAAAAGATGAAATCAGTAAGACAATGAACATTAGGGAACTAATTGTACACCCCTTTGATTTGATTTATGTTGGTAAGGGGCTAGAAGATGAAAGGACCATTGGTAGTTATAATATTCAGCATGATTGTACAGAACATTTAGTTATAAGAGTTCCCGGTGGAGGTGATGGCTGGTGTCTGGGAACACAACTTGGCATAACTTGCTCAGATCCATGGAAGTGTAGACAACCCATATATGGGTCTCCTACCAAGTTACATGAGGTGGTTGCGCAGAGAAGTGATGCATGCGAGGTTGTCTGTGAGGCATTCAACATAGGTAATGGTGTAAAGAACCAGATAGAGGATAACAGCGCTGACCCATCCATCAGACTAACAGATGCAGTCCATTATTTGTACCATCAGAGTCACTGGTGGTATCAATTAACATGGCATGATGTAATAATAAAAGTAAAAGCAGTTGATATTGATTTAGCTGAGGTCATTGAGCAGTCTGGACTAGTAGACAACAATCAAAACACGTGTCTAATAATGTAA